A segment of the Cellvibrio sp. KY-YJ-3 genome:
CTGCAGCGTTGGCGAAAAGGCGTTTCACTCAAATTGAGCGTTACCTGGGTGCCTTCTTGCAGTTGATTGGGAAATCTAAACGTACCATTTTCGTCGATTTCAAGCGTTTGACCGCCAGCTTGCAACGTCAGGTTTCCATCCAGACCAGTTACATTCCCGCCTAGCGAGTAACTGACGGTTGTTGATGATTGTGAGCTGGAGGAGCTGATTAAACTGCTTGAACTGCTCAAGCTGCTGGAATTAACCGAGCTGCTCAGGCTGCTAGAACTTGGCTCGGGGGTTTTGCTTCCGCCGCCGCTACCACCACACGCTGTTAAAAACAGACCGGTGAAAATTGCGAGGCTCAGGGTTGTTGCTTTCATTAGAGGATTCCTTTTTAAACACAGTTCCAATGGGGGCGCTCTTCAATACCAAATCGGGTACTGAAGACGGGCGCGATTGTCGAGCAGATTGGTTTTTGTCGCAAGGGCTAGGGCTTGGCGATGAAAACAAAAAGCCCGCACAGTGGCGGGCATAATTGGGTGAGGAAGCAAAGCTCTGTTACCTGCTAATCATCATCCCCTAAATCCTCATCTTCCAACTCGATTTGACTGGCGTAAAACTCGCCGTTGATTGTATTGCCGCGGACTTCAATTTGCTGGTTGAGGGCGATCAGGTAGAAAGCGGTTGGCGTGAGCGGCTCGCCGTCACCGCCGGTAATTTGTGTGTCTGCGGTGGTGTAAATTTTGCGGCCAAAGAGAATGAAATAATCCGCCCCTATACCGCTTATAACACCTTCAAATTCGCGCCCCTCATCGCCATCATCATCCAGGTCACGACGTTCAATTTTGGTGGCGATGAACCCATCGGCAGTGGAATAACCCGTAACCTCCACCAGGTCACCAAGGTTTAGGCTGGCCAGATTAAAACGGCGCACGTCCAATTGTTTATCTTCATAGCGGGTTTGTTTGTTGGTGCTGATGGCGATGCCGTCCACCTCGAGTAACCCGCTGATAATACCGTTGTTGTTGCCTATGCTGCTGCTCAGGTTGATAGCAGTGACGGTACCGTTAATTTTGTTGTTGCTGTCCTGCTCAAACTCCACGTCACTTGCCACCAACGCTCCGTTGCTATTTACCGTGCCTTCAACTTCTACCTTGGCGCCTAAACGCAGGTCACTGCGGGTGCCGTTTTCAAAGCGGGTTTGATTTGTGGTGGTGGCGCTTATGCCGTCCACATCAAAATCGGTGGCGGATGCAAAACGGGTAATAAAACCTTCTATATCGGCACTATCCAAATCCCGTGACAGGGTTTTGTTCAGGCCGATCACCAGGCTTGCCTTTAATTGGTTGTTGTTCATTACACCAATAACAGTAACCCGTGCGCCGTTGATAAAACGGTTGCCTTCCAAATTGATAAGTTGCGCACCGCTGTAATCCACACTGGTGCCGTTCAGGTTAAAACTAGTACCGGTCAAGTTGGCAATTTGCCCAGTGAGCTGCAGTGATTCGCTGCTGGATAACTCGATGCGGCTAGCGTTGATACTGCCATCGGCAGCCACGGCGCCGCTCACCAGAATGCGTTGCCCCAAGGTGAGGCCAGCGAGTGATGCGGGTTTAATGGCGGCATCAAACAGGGTGTTATTGGTGACCTGAATGGTTTTACCTAACACTACCAGGGTTTTAGCTGCCGGGTTGAACGCGGTAATTTCACCCACAATGCTGGGGATAAATTCAATTTTGTCGGCGCTGGTTTTGCCGTTACGGGTGGTGCCAGTCACGCTCACGCGATAGCCCACTCGCAGTTCACTTTCCGTTGCGCGCTGGCCATTAATCAGCACCTCGGCATTGTCTGATTCATATTTAACGCCGTTGACAATCACGCTGCCAAAACCGTCGATGGTGCCATTGGTATTGCTACTGGCAACCGGGGCGCCGCTACCGTCGATACCGGCGGTTTGTGAGCCGCCTGAACCACCGCAACTCGCCAAGAGTGCGGCAGTGAGCAGGGCAAAAAAGTGTCGGGGTATAAGTTGACGGGATACAAAAATCATTGCTGCTCTCCATCATCGTTTGCATCGCCTTCTGCTGGCGTTTCGGGTTCGATGAGATTGCTAAATAAATAAGCACCTACACCCAGGCGCCAGTGGGGCGCGTCGCTGGGTAGGTCAGTTTGTTCATGTTGGCTGAGCCAGGCGTCGATTCGCTCCAAAAAGGCTTGGCCTTCCTGTTCTACAAATTGCTGGAAATCGACGGCGGTATCCAGTGGCATACGGGTGTTACTGGCGCGCCGTTCAAAGCGCAGCGCCTGTTGCGCGCGCAGTGGGGCTGGCGCGCGCGCCGACAGTTTTTCAGTATTGGCTTTGTAAATATTGTGATGCAGGGTGCTGCCAATATCTTGCAATACGCTGCCCGCACGCAGCAGCGCACCAGGGTCAGATTGCGCAGGCACAAAATAGCGTTTGGTCGCAATCACCTTGTCATCGGCGAGGGTTTCGACCACGCCCACGCGTTTTAATTCTTTTAGCAATGCACTGGCGGGAAAGTCGCCACCATAGCGCCGCACCAACAGCGCAAAACTCTGTTCTTCTCCTTCTACCTGAAGCGCTTGCGGTTGGTTCTGCGAAGTACAAAAATCCGGGTCCTGGTGCCAGGCGGATAACAGGCGGGTGAGTCGGTCTTGGTGCTGTTGGCTCTGCTCACTTTGCGTGTTGGATTGCATGGCTTCTTTAATGCGTGCAACTTCTTTGCGATCTATGCCGGTGAGCATAGCGACACGGGAGAGGTTGGTATCGCGCCCGCGAATACCAAATTCGTCGGTGGCGACTTGCACATAAAGTTGTTTGCAGATTAACGCCAGGTCTTTGTGGGTCACACCGTTGCGCAGCAATATTCCAATAATCGGCTCCATGAGTTGCCGACAAGCGGATAGTGCTGTGTCTTTGGGTGTGGTCATAAAGTTTTCGCTGGTAATCGTTGGGAATAGGGCTGCGAAATCTACCAGAATTAAACGGAAAAAACCCCCTGCGCCGCAGGTGCAAACGCAGAGGGAAAGGTGTAGTCGTTACAACTCCAGGTTAATTACGCTGCGCTACTACTGCTTGCGCTACTGGTTGAATCGTCATCATCACTGGAACTGCTGCTTTCACTGCTAGCTTCTTCGCTGCTGGCAGAGCTACTGCTCTCGCTGCTAGTTTCTGCGCTGCTACTCTCACTGCTCTCACTGCTGCTGGAACTACTGTCATCATCGTCGTTGATGTCATCGTCTTCCACTTCGATTTTGATGGCGGTAGCCACACCGTTTTGTGTTAAGGCTCTTACTTCTACTTCCAGGCCCAGTGCTGCGGCAAGGAACAGGTCAAGGTTGGCAAAGCCTTCAATACGGGTGAGCGGTGAGACTTGAATCTCCTGGCCTTCTACAGTGATGGAATTGATACCTACGGCTTCAACTACGCCTTCAATTTCCAGCTTCCAATCGTCGTTGCCAAAAGCGTGTGGATTGTGGCGCTCAATACGGCTGGCGATATTACGTTCCGCTGTAGTCGCGGTAGCGGCAATGGTGTAACCACGCACGTGCAACGTGTCGCCAGTCATTAAGTCTTCAAGGTCAAAGAAGCGCACTTTTGAACGGCTGCGATCATTAAAGCTGGTGTCCTCATTGATCTCAAAGGTAATGCCGTTCACCACAATGCTGTTGGCGATCAGGTCAACAGATTCCAGCAAACCCTTGTTGCTGATTTTGGCGCGGTAATTCAGTTCAATTTCTTCTGCGACCAGATTTTGGTTTGCATCCAGTTGGCCTTCTACTTCTACCATTACACCGTCAACCAAATCCGCAGGAACACCATCGTCGAATTCGGTATTAGTATTGATGAGCACCAGAATGCCGTTAATAGTGAAACTGACACCGGGAATTAAATCGGCAACTGGCCCGCTCAGGGTGATTTCAATATTGTCGTCATCATCAAAATCATCGCTGCGTTTAAAGCCCAGGTGGCTAGGATGCAAATTGCCGCGGGCGATAAACAGGGTGCCGTCAAAGTCGCCCACTACCCGCAGTTTCAAACCGTCTTCCAAGACCGCACCGCGCAGTGCAGCGAGGGTTGCATTGCTGTAGTCCACCAGGGTGCCGTTGATCAAAAAGGTTTTGTTCACTGTATCCAATGCGCTGATTACACCGGACAGTTGGAATGCGTCGTCGTCATCTTCCCAATCAATACGCGTTGCCACCATCACTCCCTCGCTATTCAAGTAGCTGCTGACTTCGATAATGTCGCCCACTTTCAATTGGCTGGCAGTCATGTCGTCGTCATAAAAAGTGTCGGCGGTGAGCAGGATGGTTTGGCCAAGTGCTACCAAGACGCCGGCTTCCAGGTCGATGCTGGAAATTGGGCCAACCAGTTGGGTCTCGCCTTCAAGTTTGCTCGCTTTACCGCTTTTGCCATCGGCGTTGACTGTGCCGGTGATGCGCACTATTTGGCCTACTTTCAAGTCGGACTCAACCAGTGTTTTGCCATCCACATCGATATTGGCGCTGCCCACATCGTAGTGCACGCCGTTAACAATCACGCTGCCAAACCCGGTCACCATGCCTTGGGTAACTTCAGTTTTAGCCGCTGCAGGAGCGCTACTACTGCCGTTATTGGCGGCG
Coding sequences within it:
- a CDS encoding DUF5666 domain-containing protein; the protein is MKYTKLSPLMISLLLAACGGGSGGSSTPAANNGSSSAPAAAKTEVTQGMVTGFGSVIVNGVHYDVGSANIDVDGKTLVESDLKVGQIVRITGTVNADGKSGKASKLEGETQLVGPISSIDLEAGVLVALGQTILLTADTFYDDDMTASQLKVGDIIEVSSYLNSEGVMVATRIDWEDDDDAFQLSGVISALDTVNKTFLINGTLVDYSNATLAALRGAVLEDGLKLRVVGDFDGTLFIARGNLHPSHLGFKRSDDFDDDDNIEITLSGPVADLIPGVSFTINGILVLINTNTEFDDGVPADLVDGVMVEVEGQLDANQNLVAEEIELNYRAKISNKGLLESVDLIANSIVVNGITFEINEDTSFNDRSRSKVRFFDLEDLMTGDTLHVRGYTIAATATTAERNIASRIERHNPHAFGNDDWKLEIEGVVEAVGINSITVEGQEIQVSPLTRIEGFANLDLFLAAALGLEVEVRALTQNGVATAIKIEVEDDDINDDDDSSSSSSESSESSSAETSSESSSSASSEEASSESSSSSDDDDSTSSASSSSAA
- a CDS encoding DUF5666 domain-containing protein yields the protein MIFVSRQLIPRHFFALLTAALLASCGGSGGSQTAGIDGSGAPVASSNTNGTIDGFGSVIVNGVKYESDNAEVLINGQRATESELRVGYRVSVTGTTRNGKTSADKIEFIPSIVGEITAFNPAAKTLVVLGKTIQVTNNTLFDAAIKPASLAGLTLGQRILVSGAVAADGSINASRIELSSSESLQLTGQIANLTGTSFNLNGTSVDYSGAQLINLEGNRFINGARVTVIGVMNNNQLKASLVIGLNKTLSRDLDSADIEGFITRFASATDFDVDGISATTTNQTRFENGTRSDLRLGAKVEVEGTVNSNGALVASDVEFEQDSNNKINGTVTAINLSSSIGNNNGIISGLLEVDGIAISTNKQTRYEDKQLDVRRFNLASLNLGDLVEVTGYSTADGFIATKIERRDLDDDGDEGREFEGVISGIGADYFILFGRKIYTTADTQITGGDGEPLTPTAFYLIALNQQIEVRGNTINGEFYASQIELEDEDLGDDD
- a CDS encoding DUF6502 family protein, whose translation is MTTPKDTALSACRQLMEPIIGILLRNGVTHKDLALICKQLYVQVATDEFGIRGRDTNLSRVAMLTGIDRKEVARIKEAMQSNTQSEQSQQHQDRLTRLLSAWHQDPDFCTSQNQPQALQVEGEEQSFALLVRRYGGDFPASALLKELKRVGVVETLADDKVIATKRYFVPAQSDPGALLRAGSVLQDIGSTLHHNIYKANTEKLSARAPAPLRAQQALRFERRASNTRMPLDTAVDFQQFVEQEGQAFLERIDAWLSQHEQTDLPSDAPHWRLGVGAYLFSNLIEPETPAEGDANDDGEQQ